The proteins below are encoded in one region of Sinorhizobium meliloti:
- a CDS encoding urate hydroxylase PuuD, translating to MYEFAIAWEWLAFAVRWLHVVTAIAWIGSSFYFIALDLGLVKRDQLPPGTYGEEWQVHGGGFYHIQKYLVAPAAMPEHLTWFKWESYATWLSGFAMLCIVYYGGADLFLIDRHVLDISATTAILISLASLGLGWVLYDLLCKSPIGKSAWGLMALLYLVLVAMAWGYTQVFTGRAAFLHLGAFTATIMSANVFLIIIPNQKIVVADLIAGRMPDPRLGAQAKQRSLHNNYLTLPVIFFMLSNHYPLAFATAFNWIIAALVFLMGVTIRHWFNTTHARKGRPTWTWLVTTLLFILIMWLSTAPKILTGEERADTAPAFRRFAENAHFPAIKETISTRCSMCHAAEPAYEGIVRAPNGVTLESDAEIAARAREIYIQAGRSHAMPPGNISDMTAEERRLVTAWFESAVGETR from the coding sequence ATGTATGAATTCGCCATTGCCTGGGAATGGCTGGCCTTCGCCGTACGCTGGCTGCATGTCGTCACCGCCATCGCCTGGATCGGCTCGTCCTTCTATTTCATCGCGCTCGATCTCGGTCTCGTAAAGCGCGACCAGCTGCCCCCGGGCACCTATGGCGAGGAATGGCAGGTCCATGGCGGGGGTTTCTATCACATCCAGAAATATCTGGTGGCGCCAGCCGCCATGCCGGAGCACCTCACCTGGTTCAAGTGGGAGTCCTACGCGACCTGGCTCTCGGGCTTCGCCATGCTCTGCATCGTCTATTATGGCGGCGCCGACCTCTTTCTCATAGACCGGCATGTCCTGGACATTTCGGCGACGACCGCGATCCTGATCTCGCTTGCCTCGCTCGGTCTCGGCTGGGTCCTCTATGACCTTCTCTGCAAGTCACCGATCGGGAAAAGCGCCTGGGGACTGATGGCACTGCTCTATCTGGTACTGGTCGCCATGGCCTGGGGTTATACCCAGGTCTTCACCGGCCGCGCCGCCTTCCTGCATCTCGGCGCCTTCACCGCCACGATCATGTCGGCCAACGTCTTCCTGATCATCATCCCCAACCAGAAGATCGTCGTCGCCGACCTGATCGCCGGCCGCATGCCGGATCCAAGACTCGGCGCCCAGGCGAAGCAGCGCTCGCTGCACAACAACTACCTGACGCTGCCCGTCATCTTCTTCATGCTCTCAAACCATTATCCGCTCGCCTTCGCGACGGCTTTCAACTGGATCATCGCAGCGCTCGTCTTCCTGATGGGCGTTACGATCCGTCATTGGTTCAACACCACGCATGCGCGCAAGGGCAGGCCCACCTGGACCTGGCTTGTCACCACGCTTCTGTTCATCCTGATCATGTGGCTCTCGACCGCGCCGAAAATACTGACGGGAGAAGAACGGGCCGACACGGCACCGGCCTTCCGGCGCTTTGCCGAAAACGCGCATTTTCCCGCAATCAAGGAGACGATCTCGACCCGCTGCAGCATGTGCCACGCGGCCGAGCCGGCCTATGAAGGAATTGTGCGGGCTCCGAACGGCGTCACGCTCGAAAGCGACGCCGAGATTGCTGCCCGCGCGCGGGAAATCTATATCCAGGCGGGGCGCAGCCATGCCATGCCGCCCGGCAACATAAGCGACATGACGGCGGAAGAGCGCAGGCTGGTGACGGCCTGGTTCGAAAGCGCCGTCGGGGAGACACGATGA
- the glpK gene encoding glycerol kinase GlpK: MGGYILAIDQGTTSTRAIVFDGNQKIAGVGQKEFKQHFPKSGWVEHDPEEIWQTVVSTVKEAIEKSGITANDIAAIGITNQRETVVVWDRETGKPIHNAIVWQDRRTAAFCDKLKKKGLEKTFVKKTGLLLDPYFSGTKLTWLLSNVKGAQARAAKGELCFGTIDTFLIWRLTGGKCFCTDATNASRTLLYNIAENAWDDELTEILRVPKEMLPEVKDCAADFGVTDPSLFGAAIPILGVAGDQQAATIGQACFKPGMLKSTYGTGCFALLNTGKDMVRSKNRLLTTIAYRLDGETTYALEGSIFVAGAAVQWLRDGLKVIKAAPDTGSLAESADPSQEVYLVPAFTGLGAPHWDPDARGAIFGMTRNTGPAEFARAALEAVCYQTRDLLEAMHKDWRRNGNDTVLRVDGGMVASDWTMQRLSDLLDAPVDRPVILETTALGVAWLAGSRAGVWPNQEAFAKSWARDRRFEPHMDEATRKVKLKGWRSAVKRTLIAA; encoded by the coding sequence ATGGGCGGATATATTCTCGCGATCGATCAGGGCACGACGTCCACGCGCGCGATCGTTTTCGACGGCAACCAGAAAATCGCGGGCGTCGGGCAGAAAGAGTTCAAGCAGCACTTTCCGAAGTCAGGCTGGGTGGAGCACGATCCGGAGGAGATCTGGCAGACGGTCGTCAGCACGGTCAAGGAAGCGATCGAGAAGTCCGGCATCACCGCGAACGATATTGCCGCGATCGGCATCACCAACCAGCGGGAGACGGTTGTCGTCTGGGATCGCGAGACCGGCAAGCCGATCCACAATGCCATCGTCTGGCAGGACCGCCGCACTGCCGCCTTCTGCGACAAGCTCAAGAAGAAGGGACTGGAAAAGACCTTCGTGAAGAAGACCGGTCTGCTGCTCGATCCCTATTTTTCGGGAACGAAGCTCACATGGCTGCTTTCCAATGTGAAGGGCGCGCAGGCGCGCGCAGCCAAAGGGGAACTCTGCTTCGGCACCATCGACACCTTCCTAATCTGGCGGCTGACGGGCGGCAAGTGCTTCTGCACCGACGCGACGAATGCCTCGCGTACCCTCCTATACAATATCGCCGAGAATGCCTGGGACGACGAGCTCACCGAGATCCTGCGCGTGCCGAAGGAGATGCTGCCGGAAGTGAAGGACTGCGCGGCCGACTTCGGCGTCACGGATCCGTCTCTCTTCGGCGCGGCGATCCCGATCCTCGGCGTTGCCGGCGACCAGCAGGCGGCAACGATCGGTCAGGCCTGTTTCAAGCCGGGCATGCTGAAATCGACCTACGGTACGGGCTGCTTCGCTTTGCTCAACACCGGCAAGGACATGGTCCGCTCGAAGAACCGCCTTCTGACCACCATCGCCTACCGCCTCGACGGTGAAACGACCTATGCGCTCGAAGGCTCGATCTTCGTAGCCGGTGCTGCCGTGCAATGGCTGCGCGACGGGCTCAAGGTGATCAAGGCGGCGCCCGATACGGGCTCGCTTGCCGAGAGCGCCGATCCCTCGCAGGAGGTCTATCTGGTGCCGGCCTTCACCGGCCTCGGAGCGCCCCATTGGGATCCGGATGCGCGGGGCGCGATCTTCGGCATGACGCGCAATACCGGCCCGGCAGAGTTCGCACGGGCGGCACTCGAGGCCGTCTGCTACCAGACCCGCGACCTGCTGGAGGCCATGCACAAGGATTGGCGCCGTAACGGCAATGATACGGTCCTGCGCGTCGATGGCGGCATGGTCGCCTCCGACTGGACGATGCAGCGCCTGTCGGACCTGCTCGACGCTCCGGTCGACCGACCGGTCATTCTCGAAACCACCGCGCTCGGCGTCGCGTGGCTTGCAGGCAGCCGCGCCGGCGTCTGGCCAAACCAGGAGGCGTTCGCCAAGTCCTGGGCCCGCGACCGCCGCTTCGAGCCGCATATGGACGAGGCCACGCGCAAGGTGAAGCTCAAGGGCTGGCGCAGCGCAGTCAAGCGGACGTTGATTGCTGCCTGA
- the xdhB gene encoding xanthine dehydrogenase molybdopterin binding subunit, translated as MDKSTLEVSTITGPMHAPLRHDSAHKHVAGTADYIDDMPEPAGTLHGALGLTNRAHAEILEMDLAAVAAVPGVVCVLTARDMPHSNDISPTHLHDEPVLADGRVEFHGQPAFAVIAETRDVARRAARLARITYRDFLPAIDVVDAVATGGELVTPPLTLERGDAEGELERAPRRIQGHMRIGGQEHFYLEGHIALAIPGEDDEMTVWVSTQHPSEVQRMVAQVLGVPSNAITVNVRRMGGGFGGKETQGNQFAALAAVAARKLRRAVKFRPDRDDDMIATGKRHDFLVNYDVGFDEEGRIRAVQANYAARCGFSADLSGPVTDRALFHADNAYFYPHVKLTSQPLKTNTVSNTAFRGFGGPQGMLGGERIIEEIAYALGKDPLEIRKLNFYGDPHSGRNVTPYHQKIEDNIIRRIVDELEASADYQARRAAIIEFNRSSRVIRKGIALTPVKFGISFTLTHLNQAGALVHIYTDGSVHLNHGGTEMGQGVYTKVAQVLADSFQIDIDRVKITATTTGKVPNTSATAASSGSDLNGMAAFDAARQIKERLVAFAAERWQTTAENVTFVANHVRIGDELVPFAQFVQEAYGARVQLSAAGFYATPGIHWDRAAGRGTPFYYFAYGAAVSEVSIDTLTGEYLVDRVDVLHDVGRSLNPAIDLGQIEGGFVQGMGWLTTEELWWDEKGRLRTHAPSTYKIPLASDRPKIFNVRLAEWSENAEETIGRSKAVGEPPLMLPISVVEALSMAVASVAGYRECPRLDTPATPERVLMAVERLRAG; from the coding sequence ATGGATAAATCCACCCTCGAAGTCAGCACCATCACCGGACCGATGCACGCACCGCTCCGTCACGACAGCGCCCACAAGCATGTGGCGGGTACCGCCGATTATATCGATGACATGCCGGAACCCGCCGGCACCCTGCATGGCGCGCTCGGCCTCACGAACCGGGCGCATGCGGAAATCCTGGAGATGGACCTCGCCGCCGTCGCCGCAGTGCCCGGCGTCGTCTGCGTGCTCACGGCAAGGGACATGCCGCATTCCAACGACATCAGCCCCACCCATCTGCACGACGAGCCGGTGCTTGCCGACGGGCGCGTGGAGTTCCATGGCCAGCCGGCCTTCGCGGTCATCGCCGAAACGCGCGACGTCGCCCGCCGCGCCGCGCGGCTCGCCAGGATAACCTATCGTGACTTCCTGCCGGCGATCGATGTCGTCGATGCTGTGGCAACCGGCGGCGAGCTGGTGACCCCGCCGCTGACACTCGAGCGCGGCGACGCCGAAGGCGAGCTCGAGCGGGCGCCCCGCCGCATCCAGGGGCACATGCGAATCGGTGGCCAGGAGCACTTCTATCTGGAAGGCCATATCGCGCTCGCGATTCCCGGCGAGGATGACGAAATGACCGTCTGGGTATCGACGCAGCATCCGAGCGAAGTCCAGCGTATGGTCGCGCAGGTGCTCGGCGTTCCCTCCAACGCCATCACGGTGAATGTCCGCCGCATGGGCGGCGGCTTCGGCGGCAAGGAAACGCAGGGCAACCAGTTTGCGGCACTCGCCGCCGTCGCCGCGCGCAAGCTTCGCCGCGCCGTCAAGTTCCGCCCGGACCGGGACGACGACATGATCGCCACCGGCAAGCGGCACGATTTCCTGGTAAATTACGATGTCGGCTTCGACGAGGAGGGACGCATCCGGGCGGTCCAGGCGAATTATGCCGCGCGATGCGGTTTCTCCGCCGATCTCTCCGGCCCGGTCACCGACCGCGCCCTTTTCCATGCGGACAATGCCTACTTCTATCCGCATGTGAAGCTCACCTCGCAACCGCTTAAGACCAATACGGTTTCCAACACCGCCTTTCGCGGCTTCGGCGGGCCGCAGGGCATGCTCGGCGGCGAGCGGATCATCGAGGAGATCGCTTACGCGCTCGGGAAGGACCCGCTCGAAATCCGCAAGCTGAACTTCTATGGCGACCCGCATTCCGGCCGCAACGTCACGCCCTATCACCAGAAGATCGAAGACAACATCATCCGCCGGATCGTCGATGAGCTGGAAGCGAGCGCCGATTATCAGGCGCGCCGGGCGGCGATTATCGAATTCAACAGATCGAGCCGGGTTATCCGCAAGGGGATTGCATTGACGCCGGTGAAATTCGGCATCTCCTTCACCCTCACACATCTGAACCAGGCCGGCGCCCTCGTCCACATCTACACGGACGGCTCGGTTCACCTCAACCACGGCGGCACCGAGATGGGCCAGGGCGTCTATACGAAAGTGGCGCAGGTCCTTGCAGACAGTTTCCAGATCGACATCGACCGGGTGAAAATAACCGCGACGACGACCGGCAAGGTGCCGAATACGTCTGCGACAGCCGCCTCCTCCGGCTCCGACCTCAACGGCATGGCCGCCTTCGATGCCGCGCGTCAGATCAAGGAGCGGCTCGTCGCCTTTGCGGCCGAGCGTTGGCAGACGACGGCCGAAAACGTCACCTTCGTGGCCAATCATGTCCGTATCGGCGACGAGCTCGTTCCCTTTGCGCAGTTCGTGCAGGAGGCCTACGGTGCACGTGTCCAGCTCTCCGCCGCCGGCTTCTATGCAACGCCTGGCATCCACTGGGACCGGGCGGCCGGCCGCGGCACGCCCTTCTACTACTTTGCCTATGGCGCGGCCGTTTCCGAGGTCTCGATCGATACGCTGACAGGCGAATACCTGGTCGATCGCGTCGACGTGCTGCACGACGTCGGCCGTTCCCTCAACCCGGCGATCGATCTCGGCCAGATCGAGGGCGGCTTCGTTCAGGGCATGGGCTGGCTCACGACGGAAGAGCTCTGGTGGGATGAGAAGGGGCGCCTGAGGACGCATGCGCCCTCGACCTACAAGATACCCCTTGCCTCGGATCGGCCGAAGATCTTCAACGTGCGCCTGGCCGAATGGTCGGAAAACGCCGAAGAGACGATCGGCAGATCGAAGGCCGTGGGAGAGCCGCCCCTCATGCTGCCGATTTCGGTGGTCGAGGCCCTGTCGATGGCCGTCGCCAGCGTCGCCGGCTATCGCGAGTGCCCCCGGCTCGATACCCCGGCAACGCCCGAACGTGTCCTGATGGCGGTGGAACGGCTTAGAGCTGGATGA
- a CDS encoding 3-hydroxybutyrate dehydrogenase: MTKTAVITGSTSGIGLAISRTLAKTGANIVLNGFGAPDEIRTVTDEVAGLSSGTVLHHPADMTKPSEIADMMAMVADRFGGADILVNNAGVQFVEKIEDFPVEQWDRIIAVNLSSSFHTIRGAIPPMKKKGWGRIINIASAHGLVASPFKSAYVAAKHGIMGLTKTVALEVAESGVTVNSICPGYVLTPLVEKQIPDQARTRGITEEQVINEVMLKGQPTKKFITVEQVASLALYLAGDDAAQITGTHVSMDGGWTAQ; this comes from the coding sequence ATGACCAAGACTGCGGTGATAACGGGTTCCACAAGCGGCATCGGATTGGCGATCTCCCGGACCCTGGCGAAGACCGGTGCCAATATCGTCCTGAACGGCTTCGGTGCGCCGGACGAGATCAGGACCGTCACGGACGAAGTCGCAGGCCTGAGCTCCGGTACGGTGCTTCATCACCCGGCCGACATGACCAAGCCCTCCGAAATCGCCGACATGATGGCGATGGTTGCCGATCGCTTCGGCGGCGCCGATATCCTCGTCAACAATGCCGGCGTGCAGTTCGTTGAAAAGATCGAGGATTTTCCGGTCGAGCAATGGGACCGGATCATCGCCGTCAATCTCTCCTCCTCCTTTCACACCATTCGTGGCGCCATTCCGCCGATGAAGAAGAAGGGCTGGGGCCGGATCATCAATATCGCGTCCGCTCATGGCCTCGTGGCCTCCCCCTTCAAGTCCGCCTATGTCGCCGCCAAGCATGGTATCATGGGGTTGACGAAGACCGTGGCGCTGGAGGTGGCGGAGAGCGGTGTCACCGTGAACTCGATCTGCCCCGGCTACGTTCTGACGCCGCTCGTCGAAAAGCAGATACCGGATCAGGCGAGAACGCGCGGCATCACCGAGGAACAGGTGATCAACGAGGTGATGCTCAAGGGACAGCCGACGAAAAAGTTCATCACCGTCGAACAGGTTGCCTCCCTGGCGCTCTATCTTGCAGGCGACGATGCCGCCCAGATCACCGGGACGCATGTCTCGATGGATGGCGGCTGGACGGCGCAGTAG
- the guaD gene encoding guanine deaminase has product MTSTLIRGRLLSFHREPQGIDDSAAYAYESDGALLVENGVIKASGSYAAVKAAAPEEVPEIDHRPHLIVPGLIDTHLHFPQMQVMASYAADLLEWLNTYTFPEECRFVETAHAERIARHFFDEMIRHGTTTATAYCSVHKTSADAFFAESLKRGMCMVAGKVMMDRNAPQGLLDTPEMSYDETRALIADWHGKGRNHVAITPRFAITSTPEQMEVAKSLVGEFPDLHVQTHLSENRDEIAYTSELYPEATDYTDVYARYGLLGPKSLFGHCIHLSEREADAMSETGSVAVFCPTSNLFLGSGLFPLRALKRRQKPVRVSVASDIGGGTSYSMLKTLDEAYKILQLQGERLNPFDSFYMMTRGNAEALSLADRIGTLEPGTDADIAVLDMAATPAMALRAEVVNSLADELFLLQTMGDDRAVVETYVAGKPCKSTLGAT; this is encoded by the coding sequence ATGACATCCACCCTCATTCGCGGCCGCCTGCTGAGCTTCCATCGCGAACCTCAAGGTATCGACGACAGTGCTGCCTATGCCTACGAAAGCGACGGCGCGCTTCTCGTCGAGAACGGGGTGATCAAGGCATCCGGCTCCTATGCAGCGGTCAAGGCGGCAGCGCCTGAGGAGGTCCCCGAGATCGACCACCGCCCGCACCTGATCGTGCCGGGCCTCATCGACACGCATCTGCATTTTCCGCAGATGCAGGTGATGGCCTCCTACGCGGCCGATCTGCTCGAATGGCTGAACACCTACACCTTTCCCGAGGAATGCCGTTTCGTCGAGACGGCGCATGCGGAGCGGATCGCCCGCCATTTCTTCGACGAGATGATCCGCCACGGCACGACGACGGCGACGGCCTACTGTTCGGTGCACAAGACCTCCGCCGACGCCTTCTTCGCCGAGAGCCTGAAGCGCGGCATGTGCATGGTCGCAGGCAAGGTGATGATGGACCGCAATGCGCCGCAGGGCCTGCTCGACACGCCGGAGATGAGCTATGACGAGACCCGCGCCCTCATCGCCGACTGGCACGGCAAAGGCCGCAACCATGTGGCTATCACCCCCCGTTTCGCCATCACTTCCACGCCGGAGCAGATGGAGGTCGCGAAATCTCTCGTCGGCGAATTTCCCGACCTGCATGTGCAGACGCATCTCTCCGAGAACCGTGACGAAATCGCCTACACCTCGGAACTCTATCCGGAGGCGACCGACTATACCGACGTCTACGCCCGCTACGGGCTGCTGGGGCCGAAAAGCCTGTTCGGACATTGCATCCACCTCTCCGAGCGCGAGGCGGATGCGATGAGCGAGACCGGCTCGGTCGCCGTCTTCTGCCCGACGTCCAATCTCTTCCTCGGCTCCGGCCTTTTTCCCCTGCGGGCGCTCAAGCGCCGGCAAAAACCGGTGCGCGTTTCCGTCGCCTCGGACATCGGCGGCGGCACCAGCTACTCGATGCTGAAGACGCTCGACGAGGCCTACAAGATCCTGCAGTTGCAGGGCGAAAGGCTGAACCCCTTCGACAGCTTCTACATGATGACCCGCGGCAATGCCGAGGCGCTATCTCTCGCCGACCGTATCGGCACGCTGGAGCCCGGCACCGATGCGGACATTGCGGTACTCGACATGGCGGCAACGCCTGCAATGGCGCTCAGAGCCGAAGTGGTCAATTCGCTGGCCGACGAACTCTTTCTCCTGCAGACGATGGGCGACGACCGCGCCGTCGTCGAGACCTACGTCGCCGGCAAGCCCTGCAAATCAACCCTTGGCGCAACCTGA
- a CDS encoding LysR substrate-binding domain-containing protein: MKMSKQFPLNALRVFEAAARLGSFTKAGNELGMTQTAVSYQIKLIEESVGEPLFLRRPRQIALTEVGQRLAPKVTEAFELMQEAVASARGDAASTLLISSTATFASQWLARHIGTFQLAQPNMAVRLSANDAMIDFSIEAVDVAIRSGLGVWPGLVSHRLMKVEFTPMLSPALASTIGGVNEPRDLLKLRIIDPQDRWWPLWFRAAGVRDADLDGRVPTRLGAQSFEAGAAIAGQGVAILTPQFYTDDVALGRLYQPFDLRGSDGHDYWLVYPHARRNVPKIRNFRDWILSEFNQDCGA; encoded by the coding sequence ATGAAGATGTCGAAGCAGTTCCCGCTGAATGCGCTGAGGGTCTTCGAAGCCGCAGCCCGGCTCGGCAGCTTCACCAAGGCCGGCAACGAGCTCGGCATGACCCAGACGGCCGTCAGCTACCAGATCAAACTCATCGAAGAGAGCGTCGGCGAGCCGCTGTTCCTGAGGCGTCCCCGCCAGATTGCACTGACCGAAGTCGGCCAACGTCTGGCGCCGAAGGTGACGGAAGCCTTCGAACTGATGCAGGAGGCGGTCGCCTCCGCGCGCGGCGATGCAGCGTCCACCCTGCTCATCAGTTCGACCGCGACCTTCGCCTCGCAATGGCTCGCCCGCCATATCGGCACGTTCCAACTCGCTCAGCCCAACATGGCCGTCCGGCTGTCGGCGAATGATGCAATGATCGATTTCAGCATAGAGGCAGTGGACGTGGCAATCCGGTCCGGGTTGGGCGTTTGGCCGGGTCTCGTCAGCCATCGACTGATGAAAGTAGAATTTACGCCAATGCTCAGTCCCGCGCTCGCCTCGACGATCGGCGGCGTGAATGAACCGCGGGACCTCCTGAAGCTCCGCATCATCGACCCTCAAGACCGCTGGTGGCCGCTGTGGTTTCGCGCTGCCGGCGTCCGCGACGCGGACCTCGACGGCCGGGTTCCGACACGGCTCGGCGCCCAGTCCTTCGAGGCAGGCGCCGCAATCGCCGGGCAAGGCGTTGCGATCCTCACTCCTCAATTCTATACCGATGACGTCGCGCTCGGTCGGCTTTATCAACCCTTCGATTTGCGCGGCAGCGATGGCCACGACTATTGGCTGGTCTATCCGCATGCTCGACGCAACGTCCCGAAGATCCGCAATTTTCGCGACTGGATTCTTTCAGAGTTCAATCAGGATTGCGGCGCCTAA
- the xdhA gene encoding xanthine dehydrogenase small subunit: MAQASDSIRFILNDSEIVLSDVAPTSTLLDFLRLERRLTGTKEGCAEGDCGACTVLVGRLAEDASGAKKLVYESVNACIRFTGSLNATHVVTVEHLAAADGTLHPVQQALVDFHGSQCGFCTPGIVMSLYGLWLADEKPSRAAIEKALQGNLCRCTGYEPIVRAAEAAAAERPAALFDPVTRTREAVTARLHAMGQTETIVVCSGADCLIVPVDAADLAGVLADHPGATIVAGCTDVGLWVTKQMRSLNPVVFINGIAELQRIESSTAGLTIGAGVSYTAAHEALSSAYPSFGRLLDRIGGDQVRNMGTIGGNIANGSPIGDSPPPLIVLGATVTLRSKDGQRTLPLEDFFIAYGKQDRRPGEFVESLFVPALPADERFAAYKISKRRDEDISALLGAFRISLDGDRVKTARIAFGGMAATPRRAKTVEAALIGQPWTEETVRTAQTAFETDYQPITDWRATGAYRMLAAKNLLMRFFLESIGETVRLQRFEEVA; this comes from the coding sequence ATGGCACAGGCATCCGACAGCATCCGCTTCATCCTGAACGACTCCGAGATCGTCCTTTCCGACGTCGCGCCGACGTCGACGCTGCTCGATTTCCTGAGGCTGGAGCGCCGCCTCACCGGCACCAAGGAAGGCTGCGCGGAAGGCGACTGCGGCGCCTGCACGGTGCTCGTGGGCCGGCTCGCCGAGGATGCCAGCGGAGCGAAAAAACTCGTCTATGAAAGCGTCAACGCCTGCATCCGCTTCACAGGCTCGCTGAATGCCACGCATGTGGTGACGGTCGAGCACCTGGCTGCAGCAGACGGCACATTGCATCCGGTGCAGCAGGCACTGGTGGATTTTCACGGCTCCCAATGCGGCTTCTGCACTCCGGGGATCGTGATGTCGCTTTACGGGCTCTGGCTTGCCGATGAAAAACCGAGCCGCGCGGCGATAGAAAAGGCGCTGCAGGGCAATCTCTGTCGCTGCACCGGCTACGAACCGATCGTGCGCGCGGCGGAGGCTGCGGCCGCGGAGCGCCCGGCCGCTCTCTTCGACCCGGTCACCCGCACGCGGGAAGCGGTTACGGCGCGCCTTCATGCGATGGGGCAGACGGAGACGATCGTTGTCTGCAGCGGCGCTGACTGTCTGATCGTACCCGTCGACGCTGCGGACCTGGCGGGTGTTCTCGCTGATCATCCAGGCGCGACGATCGTCGCCGGCTGCACCGATGTCGGGCTCTGGGTGACGAAGCAGATGCGCTCGCTCAATCCGGTGGTCTTCATCAATGGCATTGCCGAACTGCAGCGGATCGAAAGCTCGACAGCCGGCCTGACGATCGGTGCAGGCGTGAGCTATACGGCGGCGCACGAGGCCCTGTCTTCAGCCTATCCGTCATTCGGCCGGCTGCTCGACCGCATCGGCGGCGACCAGGTGCGCAACATGGGCACGATCGGCGGCAATATCGCCAATGGCTCTCCGATCGGCGACAGCCCGCCGCCCCTGATCGTTCTCGGCGCGACGGTTACCCTGCGCTCGAAGGACGGCCAGCGGACGCTGCCGCTCGAGGACTTCTTCATCGCCTATGGCAAGCAGGATCGCAGGCCCGGTGAATTCGTCGAGAGCCTCTTCGTCCCGGCTCTGCCCGCGGACGAGCGCTTTGCCGCCTACAAGATCTCGAAGCGCCGCGACGAGGACATTTCCGCCCTGCTTGGCGCCTTCCGCATCTCGCTCGACGGCGACCGGGTGAAAACCGCACGGATAGCCTTCGGCGGTATGGCGGCAACTCCGAGGCGGGCGAAGACCGTTGAAGCAGCGCTGATCGGTCAGCCCTGGACGGAGGAGACGGTCCGTACTGCGCAGACCGCCTTCGAGACCGACTATCAGCCGATCACCGACTGGCGGGCCACCGGTGCCTATCGCATGCTTGCGGCAAAAAACCTGCTGATGCGCTTCTTCCTCGAGAGCATCGGAGAGACGGTCCGGTTGCAGCGGTTCGAGGAAGTGGCATGA